From Lysinibacillus sp. SGAir0095, the proteins below share one genomic window:
- a CDS encoding M15 family metallopeptidase, with protein MYYEQGIPDSLKSIYIRKNTYERLIEALNLLPQNYSFILYDGYRPLQVQQYLFQLFSQVIKKRNPYFSEEDVLKETLKFVAFPSIEPYKTSPHLTGGALDLTLGDLAGNPLDLGSAFDEMSKKSATCYYEQYPNENEEALRNRRILFHAMTAVGFTNYSEEWWHYDYGNVTWARRVNATEAKYGAIEAIIETNQIKEFRYL; from the coding sequence ATGTATTATGAACAAGGAATTCCCGATAGTCTAAAATCGATTTATATTCGTAAAAACACATATGAGAGATTGATTGAGGCATTAAATCTATTGCCTCAAAACTATAGTTTCATTTTATATGATGGTTATAGACCACTTCAGGTACAACAATATTTGTTCCAATTATTTTCACAAGTTATAAAGAAAAGAAATCCATATTTTTCGGAAGAAGATGTTTTAAAAGAAACGTTGAAATTTGTTGCATTTCCAAGTATAGAACCATATAAAACCTCTCCTCATTTAACAGGTGGAGCTCTTGATTTAACCTTAGGTGATTTAGCAGGAAACCCGTTAGATCTTGGAAGTGCATTTGATGAAATGAGCAAAAAATCTGCAACTTGCTATTATGAGCAATATCCGAATGAAAATGAAGAAGCCTTGAGGAATAGGCGTATTTTATTTCATGCGATGACAGCTGTTGGATTTACGAATTATTCAGAGGAATGGTGGCATTACGACTATGGTAATGTAACCTGGGCAAGGCGAGTGAATGCAACGGAAGCGAAGTATGGAGCAATTGAAGCAATAATTGAGACAAATCAAATAAAGGAGTTTCGATATTTATGA
- a CDS encoding P1 family peptidase: protein MGKKVRELGIKIGNLPTGKKNCITDVSGVKVGHVTLDKELGKVGEYACTGVTAILPHGGNLFQNKVTASSYVINGFGKSTGLIQVNELGVIESPIMLTNTFSVPHVTQGTLQYMLDSNKEIGIKTGTINIVVGECNDSHLNSIRECYVSPSHAIEAIEKASAGAVQEGAVGAGKGMVCFGYKGGIGSSSRIVEDEDVGVSFTVGCLVLTNFGKSTEFAKENYKLSSKQIESTISPTDGSIMIVFTTDAPLSSRQLTRVIKRCSIGLGRTGSYFAHGSGDIVIGFTTAHKNPHSSNEVIESRTQLREDHPVMNQLFAAAAETTEEAILNSLSQAETTTGRNGNVVHAYEF from the coding sequence ATGGGCAAAAAAGTGCGTGAATTAGGTATTAAGATCGGAAACCTTCCAACTGGAAAGAAAAATTGTATTACTGATGTTTCGGGTGTTAAGGTCGGCCATGTAACGTTAGATAAGGAACTAGGAAAAGTAGGTGAATATGCCTGTACAGGGGTAACAGCAATATTACCACATGGCGGGAATTTGTTCCAAAATAAGGTGACGGCCTCGAGTTATGTAATAAATGGCTTTGGAAAATCCACCGGGCTTATCCAGGTAAATGAACTCGGTGTGATCGAATCACCAATCATGCTAACTAATACCTTTAGTGTGCCTCATGTAACTCAAGGAACACTTCAATACATGTTAGATTCTAATAAGGAAATCGGAATCAAAACCGGCACCATTAATATTGTAGTTGGGGAATGTAATGATAGCCATTTAAATTCAATAAGAGAGTGTTATGTGTCTCCTAGTCATGCAATTGAAGCAATTGAGAAAGCATCAGCTGGAGCTGTTCAGGAAGGAGCAGTTGGTGCAGGAAAAGGGATGGTTTGCTTTGGATACAAAGGTGGAATTGGCTCATCTTCCCGTATTGTAGAAGATGAAGACGTTGGAGTGTCATTTACGGTTGGATGTTTGGTATTAACTAATTTCGGAAAGAGCACAGAGTTTGCAAAAGAAAACTATAAGCTATCATCCAAACAAATTGAGTCCACAATTTCTCCTACAGACGGATCAATAATGATTGTTTTTACAACAGACGCACCCCTTAGCAGTAGGCAATTAACACGTGTAATTAAACGTTGCAGTATTGGGTTGGGGCGAACGGGAAGCTATTTTGCGCACGGAAGTGGTGATATTGTGATTGGCTTTACAACTGCACACAAGAATCCTCATTCATCAAATGAAGTGATTGAAAGCCGAACACAGCTGCGTGAGGATCACCCAGTTATGAACCAATTGTTTGCAGCAGCGGCAGAAACTACTGAAGAAGCTATTCTTAACTCCCTTTCTCAAGCTGAAACAACTACTGGTCGAAATGGTAATGTGGTTCATGCATATGAATTTTAA
- a CDS encoding Parvovirus coat protein VP1-like protein — MRPGRIGFCYPGYRYCGPGCSGPGSPTNPVDACCKFHDECYLYNRDRRTRRYCDDLFQQCLQQYSFMNNKLGKDARLFSGAINMKNFFF; from the coding sequence ATGAGACCCGGTAGAATTGGTTTCTGCTATCCGGGATACCGTTATTGTGGACCTGGTTGCTCTGGCCCAGGCTCCCCTACAAATCCCGTGGACGCTTGCTGCAAATTCCATGATGAGTGCTATTTATACAATAGAGATAGAAGAACTAGAAGGTATTGCGACGATTTATTTCAGCAATGTTTACAACAATATTCCTTCATGAACAATAAGCTCGGAAAAGATGCTAGATTATTTTCAGGGGCTATTAATATGAAGAATTTTTTCTTTTAA
- a CDS encoding low specificity L-threonine aldolase — MKYSFKNDYSELCHPDILEALLKASNEQNNGYGLDKHSEDAKKLIREKLECDDCDIHFVTGGTQANASVISHILRPYEAVLACSSGHINVHETGAIEATGHKVYTAPGIDGKLIPDDIEAALKYHQDEHMVKIGMVYISQSTEIGTVYSEAELKSLYDYCKENRLYLYIDGARLSSGLAASDVEFNHLKDLCDVMYIGGTKIGMLSGEAIVIFNEQVKPYFRYHIKNKGAMLAKGYVLGIQFEAAFKNNLYFEMGMHENELARYLSNELKSIGVPLLNESPTNQIFPIFSKEQVEQLQKLYAFEIWAPVEDKIAIRFVTSWATSKEVCVELIEDIKTIIS, encoded by the coding sequence ATGAAATACAGTTTTAAAAATGATTATAGTGAACTTTGCCATCCCGACATATTAGAAGCCTTGCTAAAAGCTAGCAACGAACAAAATAACGGATATGGATTGGACAAGCATTCAGAAGATGCAAAGAAATTAATTCGAGAAAAGCTGGAATGTGATGATTGTGACATTCACTTCGTAACGGGGGGTACTCAAGCAAATGCTTCTGTTATATCTCATATATTGCGTCCCTATGAGGCTGTATTAGCGTGTAGTTCTGGCCATATTAATGTTCATGAAACCGGTGCAATTGAAGCAACCGGTCATAAAGTTTATACTGCTCCGGGTATAGATGGAAAGCTAATTCCCGATGATATTGAAGCTGCATTAAAGTACCATCAAGATGAGCATATGGTGAAGATAGGGATGGTTTACATTTCTCAATCGACAGAGATTGGCACAGTCTATAGTGAAGCTGAATTGAAATCATTATATGATTATTGTAAAGAGAATCGTTTATATCTGTACATAGATGGCGCACGCCTTTCAAGTGGTCTTGCTGCAAGTGATGTAGAATTTAACCACCTAAAAGATCTTTGTGACGTCATGTACATCGGCGGAACTAAAATAGGCATGCTAAGTGGCGAAGCAATTGTGATTTTCAACGAACAGGTAAAACCCTATTTCAGATATCACATTAAAAATAAAGGGGCAATGCTGGCAAAGGGTTATGTATTGGGTATTCAGTTCGAAGCAGCATTTAAAAACAACCTTTACTTTGAAATGGGTATGCATGAGAACGAATTGGCAAGATATCTAAGCAATGAGTTAAAAAGCATAGGCGTACCTCTATTAAACGAATCACCAACAAACCAAATCTTCCCTATCTTTTCTAAGGAACAGGTTGAGCAATTACAAAAACTTTATGCTTTTGAAATTTGGGCGCCTGTTGAGGACAAAATTGCAATTCGCTTTGTTACTTCATGGGCTACTTCAAAAGAAGTTTGTGTTGAACTAATTGAAGATATCAAGACCATAATCTCGTAA
- a CDS encoding sensor domain-containing diguanylate cyclase has protein sequence MHNLSGKLKLKYLMIGLIILAFLLSLASSLYSSYQRSINVLENQTLEKNRVYALKLSQIVNLYLDQSLQVLEYSAAKIADQMDNEELLNYEASRLLYQQNAFNSVVIANKNGLMLAGAPEKNGLKGTVITSEVGTQQIKNQVPSISDPFRATTGKLLVTVSYPIFTSNGNYQGVVNGSIYIHESNFFESILGEHQYQDGSNVYVVDSNGKIIYHLVKSRLGVDVSNNKVVQRIEEGDSGAQLVTNQWDEEMLAGFSPLEKANWGVVVQTPHEVAINSVGNQVLTTFYFELPLLIISIIIVLLLAAKITKPLQQIATLTENSINESEMGNINRLNAWYYEASQIKKALIQSFSFLHGQVSILKDENTIDPLTSLTNRRALDTVLHSWTVQGKMYSVIMLDIDHFKSINDTYGHAVGDDVLKFLSIQMRTTVREQDLCCRYGGEEFIILLPETGVEEAYDIAEHLRKNVEGTTSPIGKTVTFSAGIAGFPKQAGNSKKLIEVADNALYEAKKLGRNRVVIAKEELF, from the coding sequence ATGCATAATCTTAGTGGAAAATTAAAACTAAAATATTTAATGATCGGGTTAATCATTTTAGCCTTTCTATTATCTCTAGCAAGTAGCCTTTATAGTAGTTATCAAAGGAGTATTAATGTATTGGAAAATCAGACCTTAGAAAAAAATCGGGTCTATGCATTAAAACTATCTCAAATTGTGAATTTATATTTGGATCAGTCATTACAAGTACTTGAGTACAGTGCTGCAAAAATTGCCGATCAAATGGATAATGAAGAATTATTAAATTATGAGGCGAGTCGCCTGTTATATCAGCAGAATGCATTTAATTCTGTAGTTATAGCTAACAAGAATGGGTTAATGCTAGCAGGGGCACCTGAAAAAAATGGACTTAAAGGAACTGTCATAACCTCAGAAGTAGGTACCCAGCAAATAAAAAATCAAGTACCCTCAATTTCTGATCCATTTCGGGCTACAACTGGAAAGTTATTAGTTACTGTCTCTTATCCGATTTTCACAAGTAACGGAAACTATCAGGGGGTTGTGAACGGTAGTATTTATATTCATGAGTCAAACTTCTTTGAGAGTATTTTAGGCGAACATCAATATCAGGATGGTTCAAATGTATATGTAGTGGATTCAAACGGTAAAATTATTTATCATCTCGTGAAGTCACGACTCGGCGTGGATGTTTCAAATAATAAAGTGGTACAAAGAATAGAAGAGGGGGATAGTGGGGCACAGCTTGTTACCAATCAATGGGATGAGGAGATGCTTGCTGGTTTTAGTCCCTTAGAGAAAGCGAATTGGGGGGTAGTTGTTCAGACCCCACACGAGGTAGCGATTAATTCTGTAGGTAATCAAGTTTTAACAACATTTTATTTCGAATTGCCATTACTTATAATTTCCATCATCATTGTATTATTATTGGCTGCAAAAATCACAAAACCATTACAACAGATTGCTACACTTACAGAAAATAGTATCAATGAAAGTGAAATGGGAAATATAAACAGGTTGAATGCTTGGTATTATGAAGCATCGCAAATCAAAAAAGCCTTAATTCAAAGTTTTTCATTCTTACATGGTCAAGTAAGCATTTTAAAGGATGAAAATACAATTGATCCTCTTACAAGCTTAACGAATCGACGGGCATTGGATACAGTTCTGCATTCTTGGACGGTTCAAGGCAAAATGTACTCGGTGATTATGTTGGATATTGACCACTTTAAATCAATCAATGATACCTATGGACATGCTGTTGGAGATGATGTATTAAAATTTCTATCCATTCAAATGAGGACAACCGTGAGGGAACAAGATCTCTGTTGTCGATATGGGGGAGAAGAGTTTATTATTTTATTACCTGAGACAGGTGTTGAGGAAGCCTACGACATTGCAGAGCATCTACGTAAAAATGTTGAAGGCACAACTAGCCCAATAGGGAAAACTGTAACATTCTCTGCAGGAATTGCAGGGTTCCCTAAACAAGCAGGAAATTCAAAAAAATTAATCGAAGTAGCAGATAATGCACTATACGAAGCGAAAAAACTAGGGCGAAATCGTGTGGTAATAGCTAAAGAAGAGCTTTTTTAA
- the brnQ gene encoding branched-chain amino acid transport system II carrier protein, with protein sequence MNTLSYKELLFIAFMLFSMFFGAGNLIFPAFLGNAAGTEMWISLTGFIITAVGLPILGVIAVGKAGSLNTLSTRVHPWFALFFPFLIYLSIGPGLAIPRAGTVAYEMSIKPFLAEELSNSSMMLLIYTIIFFAIVLYLSLSPSKLVDRFGKLLTPVLLILIAIIFVKAILTPAQSFAAPTEIYANNAFFQGFLDGYLTMDALAALVYGIVVVNTLRLKGIKDDSSLSKYMLFAGIGAGMLLAIIYSILTYLGASVSGFKQMDNGAETLTLVMNELFGQAGNIILGALFTVACLCVSISLIISCGEYFSRLMPFFAYKTWATIVAVISFAIANLGLNQILAISSPILGAIYPLAIVLIILGLLNRFANPSIYLYGIIFTAIYSIIDTVNTTLLGSSWSGILNSIPLYEQGVGWILPAIIGIMIGAIIEKLKGPIHVK encoded by the coding sequence ATGAACACACTCTCGTATAAAGAATTATTATTTATAGCTTTTATGTTATTTTCCATGTTCTTTGGAGCAGGAAACTTAATCTTCCCTGCCTTTTTAGGAAATGCAGCTGGGACAGAAATGTGGATTTCACTAACCGGGTTTATTATTACTGCAGTTGGTTTACCTATATTAGGGGTGATTGCTGTAGGGAAGGCAGGTAGTTTGAATACACTTTCAACAAGGGTACATCCGTGGTTTGCACTGTTCTTTCCATTCCTCATCTATCTATCTATCGGGCCTGGATTAGCTATTCCACGTGCAGGTACAGTCGCCTACGAAATGAGTATCAAACCATTTTTAGCAGAAGAATTATCGAATAGTTCGATGATGTTGCTTATCTATACAATCATTTTCTTTGCTATCGTTTTATATTTAAGTCTATCTCCATCAAAGCTAGTGGATCGATTCGGAAAGCTATTAACACCTGTCTTACTAATCTTAATTGCGATTATTTTTGTCAAAGCTATTTTGACGCCTGCTCAATCCTTTGCAGCCCCAACAGAAATCTATGCTAATAATGCTTTTTTCCAAGGTTTCTTAGATGGATATTTAACAATGGATGCTTTAGCAGCATTGGTTTACGGTATTGTTGTGGTAAATACTCTACGATTAAAAGGTATTAAGGACGATTCTTCCCTTTCGAAATATATGTTATTTGCGGGAATAGGTGCCGGTATGTTATTGGCAATTATTTATAGTATCCTTACGTATCTAGGGGCTTCCGTCTCCGGATTTAAACAAATGGATAACGGAGCAGAAACTTTAACACTCGTGATGAACGAATTGTTCGGACAAGCGGGTAATATCATTCTTGGCGCTTTATTTACAGTTGCTTGTTTATGTGTTTCCATCAGTCTAATTATTTCATGTGGAGAATACTTTTCACGTCTTATGCCATTTTTTGCTTATAAAACATGGGCTACAATCGTAGCGGTCATCAGTTTTGCGATTGCAAACTTAGGTTTAAATCAAATTTTAGCCATTTCTTCCCCAATTTTAGGTGCAATTTATCCATTAGCCATCGTTTTGATCATTTTGGGGTTATTGAATCGTTTTGCGAATCCATCTATTTATCTCTACGGTATTATTTTCACAGCCATCTACAGTATTATTGACACAGTAAATACTACACTCTTAGGTAGTTCATGGTCTGGAATTTTAAATTCAATTCCTCTTTATGAACAAGGTGTCGGTTGGATTTTGCCAGCAATTATCGGTATTATGATAGGTGCAATTATTGAAAAGCTTAAAGGACCTATTCATGTAAAATAA
- a CDS encoding IS3 family transposase (programmed frameshift) translates to MKKYHFSKEEKLEILNFYNNSYFTLNEVARLYKVDSRTIKDWQSNYHFFGEDGLEKLKNHNNYPRELKLAAVQDYISGGLSLRETVRKYRLSGTTVLRNWIKKYTSHSELKDSGRGMSQPMTKGRKTTVGERIEIAKACIANGKNYQETAVKYKVSYQQVYQWVKKFEDNGEQTLMDRRGRTKPVEERTLEDEYRLKIQQIERENERLRAENLLLKKVRGNRKEASLSKIRIQSRYKAIQEIAEKENLAVVLLCEIAAVSRAAYYKWLNRQLSEREVENQKLVELIKNLYKQVDGIYGYRRITMTINRQREKEGLTKFNKKRIYRLMQICGIEAVIRRKSKRYRKVKPDYVSENLLAREFTAKEPNQKWCTDVTEFKYGNGRKAYLSAIIDLYDKSIVSYKLGHSNNNQLVFNTVIPAIQSLKLEEFPLLHSDRGYQYTSKHFKQIMETAEMRHSMSRVGRCIDNGPIEAFWGTLKVEKYYLHKYETYEELKTAIDTYISFYNNERYQEKLNGLSPLEYRAQAA, encoded by the exons ATGAAAAAATATCACTTTTCAAAAGAAGAAAAATTAGAGATTTTAAATTTTTATAATAATAGCTACTTTACACTTAATGAAGTCGCTAGATTATATAAAGTTGATTCTAGAACAATTAAAGATTGGCAAAGTAATTATCATTTCTTTGGAGAAGACGGTCTCGAAAAGCTCAAAAATCATAATAACTATCCTAGAGAATTAAAATTAGCTGCGGTTCAAGATTATATTTCAGGAGGACTTTCATTAAGAGAGACAGTGAGAAAATATAGACTTTCTGGTACAACCGTTTTAAGGAACTGGATTAAAAAGTATACTAGTCATAGTGAATTAAAAGATTCGGGTAGAGGAATGAGCCAACCTATGACTAAAGGAAGAAAAACGACAGTTGGAGAACGTATTGAAATCGCAAAAGCTTGCATAGCGAATGGAAAGAATTATCAAGAAACAGCAGTAAAATACAAGGTATCTTATCAACAAGTTTATCAATGGGTGAAGAAATTTGAAGATAATGGCGAACAAACATTAATGGATCGCCGTGGGCGAACGAAACCAGTTGAAGAACGTACACTTGAAGATGAATATCGTTTAAAAATTCAACAGATAGAACGAGAAAATGAAAGATTACGTGCAGAAAATCTAT TACTTAAAAAAGTTAGAGGAAATAGAAAGGAGGCGTCGTTAAGTAAGATACGTATTCAAAGCCGTTATAAGGCGATTCAAGAAATAGCAGAGAAAGAAAACTTAGCTGTTGTTTTACTGTGCGAAATAGCTGCAGTATCACGTGCAGCATATTACAAATGGTTAAATCGCCAACTTTCAGAACGAGAAGTCGAAAATCAAAAGCTAGTTGAATTGATTAAAAATTTATATAAACAAGTAGATGGGATCTATGGTTATCGCCGCATAACGATGACAATTAATCGACAACGGGAAAAAGAAGGATTAACAAAATTCAATAAGAAGCGTATTTACCGATTAATGCAGATTTGTGGCATAGAAGCGGTTATTCGTCGTAAATCAAAACGATATCGTAAGGTTAAGCCAGATTATGTTTCAGAAAATCTATTAGCACGTGAATTTACAGCTAAAGAACCAAATCAAAAATGGTGTACAGATGTGACTGAATTTAAGTATGGTAACGGTAGAAAGGCGTATTTAAGTGCAATTATTGATCTATATGATAAGTCAATTGTGAGCTATAAATTAGGACATTCTAATAATAATCAGTTAGTGTTTAATACCGTTATACCGGCAATTCAAAGTTTGAAACTCGAAGAGTTTCCCTTATTACATAGTGATCGTGGATATCAATATACATCAAAACATTTTAAACAAATTATGGAAACAGCTGAGATGCGTCATAGCATGTCAAGAGTAGGGCGTTGCATTGATAACGGACCCATTGAAGCATTTTGGGGCACATTAAAAGTAGAGAAGTACTATTTACATAAATATGAGACGTATGAAGAATTAAAAACAGCAATTGATACATACATTTCGTTCTATAACAATGAACGTTACCAAGAAAAATTAAATGGCTTGAGCCCCTTAGAATACAGAGCTCAAGCCGCATAA
- a CDS encoding NupC/NupG family nucleoside CNT transporter codes for MSILIGILGLVVVFGLAYLLSNDKKAIDYRAVGVMLVMQVVLTIIMFKTTIGLTVIEAIGNGFSTIIEIGREGVIFVIGGWVPEGNSVFFVNVLLIIIFTSMLLSVLTYLRILPIIIKYLGGFLSKITGLSSVTTFHAVNNIFFGQSEGLLAIKSHIHKMSNNNLFVISVSSMASVSASIMASYITMLPAKYVLGAMTLNALSALIIGIIMAPEKNTAKTEEIDTKNASPANSLFESISVGALDGGKVALIVAAMLIAYVGLMALIDAGFNAIIGLSFTEILGYIFSPIAWLMGVPSSDILVAGQTMGTKLATNEFVAMLQFVEHIPSLSEKTVGIVSVFLISFANFSSIGIISGSMQAINGEKASVVSKFGLKMLLAATMVSTLTATLVGLFI; via the coding sequence ATGTCAATTTTAATCGGAATTTTAGGGTTAGTTGTAGTTTTTGGCCTAGCATACTTACTGAGTAACGACAAAAAGGCGATTGACTACCGAGCGGTTGGAGTTATGTTAGTTATGCAAGTGGTTCTAACAATAATCATGTTCAAAACAACAATTGGCTTAACAGTAATTGAGGCAATCGGAAATGGTTTTTCTACAATTATTGAAATTGGACGTGAGGGTGTAATCTTTGTAATAGGTGGATGGGTGCCTGAAGGGAATTCAGTATTTTTTGTAAATGTTTTACTTATTATCATCTTTACTTCGATGTTACTTTCTGTTTTAACTTATTTACGAATTTTACCTATTATTATCAAATATTTAGGTGGATTCCTTTCCAAAATAACTGGGTTATCCAGTGTAACCACTTTTCATGCAGTCAATAATATATTCTTTGGTCAATCGGAAGGGCTTTTGGCAATTAAATCTCATATTCATAAAATGAGCAATAATAATTTATTTGTTATTTCGGTCTCTTCAATGGCTTCTGTATCCGCTTCAATTATGGCTTCATACATCACAATGTTGCCTGCAAAGTACGTATTGGGGGCAATGACTTTAAATGCTTTATCTGCTTTAATTATTGGTATTATTATGGCACCAGAGAAAAACACGGCCAAAACTGAAGAGATTGATACTAAAAATGCTTCACCTGCAAATTCATTGTTCGAATCCATTTCAGTAGGTGCGTTAGATGGTGGGAAAGTAGCATTGATCGTTGCCGCGATGTTAATTGCTTATGTCGGACTAATGGCTCTAATAGATGCTGGTTTCAATGCAATTATTGGGTTATCATTTACTGAAATTTTAGGATATATATTCTCGCCGATTGCATGGCTTATGGGCGTGCCATCAAGTGATATATTAGTAGCTGGTCAAACAATGGGTACGAAATTGGCAACAAATGAATTTGTGGCGATGCTTCAATTCGTAGAACACATTCCATCACTTTCTGAGAAAACAGTGGGTATAGTATCCGTATTTTTAATTAGCTTTGCTAACTTTAGCTCGATCGGGATTATAAGTGGTTCTATGCAAGCGATTAATGGAGAAAAAGCTTCCGTTGTTTCGAAATTTGGACTTAAAATGCTATTAGCTGCTACAATGGTGTCAACGTTAACAGCAACATTGGTTGGTTTGTTTATTTAA
- a CDS encoding transglutaminase domain-containing protein codes for MNEQTSVEQMEVAVNGNTYKFDWFDRVAKLVDIPIYPYASETTGKTLLELFEDNRYIKNAYGAILEVNNVKALQETIQSSMLEYDHHFLISYRGDEIEKLEQFVANAYYNNPMILGTVGYITYGVEKSDDGRYFLHFDIGYTTNNIEMVTIKPKFEEFYTKLDLDGKSVDEKISIIHRAVIENIEYVDGGNVRFHSAYGFFVMGEGVCQAYAIAMQMLLEKAGIESFYVVGYLSESEEHLAHAWNLVKTESGWRHIDATSNDMGTQSEEQVSLYFYKLTDEAADQFYVWDKGFYPVAK; via the coding sequence GTGAATGAACAAACATCTGTTGAACAGATGGAAGTTGCAGTTAATGGAAATACATATAAGTTTGACTGGTTTGATAGAGTAGCAAAATTAGTAGATATCCCAATTTATCCTTATGCAAGTGAGACAACGGGGAAGACACTATTAGAATTATTCGAAGATAACAGATATATTAAGAATGCTTATGGTGCGATTTTAGAAGTTAATAATGTTAAAGCACTTCAAGAGACAATTCAATCCTCTATGCTGGAATATGATCATCATTTCCTTATATCGTATCGCGGAGATGAAATAGAAAAATTAGAACAATTTGTAGCGAATGCTTATTATAATAATCCGATGATTTTGGGAACTGTAGGTTATATAACCTATGGTGTGGAAAAATCAGATGATGGCAGGTACTTCCTTCACTTTGATATTGGCTATACTACCAATAATATCGAAATGGTGACCATTAAACCGAAGTTCGAAGAGTTTTATACTAAACTTGACTTGGATGGGAAATCCGTTGATGAAAAGATTTCTATTATCCACCGAGCCGTAATTGAGAATATAGAATATGTGGATGGCGGAAATGTAAGATTTCATTCTGCATATGGCTTCTTTGTTATGGGTGAAGGCGTATGTCAAGCCTATGCAATTGCGATGCAGATGTTATTGGAAAAAGCGGGGATTGAAAGTTTTTATGTTGTAGGTTATCTGTCAGAGTCAGAAGAACACCTAGCCCATGCATGGAACTTGGTAAAAACTGAAAGTGGATGGCGCCATATCGATGCAACGAGTAATGATATGGGGACACAATCGGAAGAACAGGTTAGTCTTTACTTCTATAAACTAACTGATGAGGCTGCAGATCAATTTTATGTTTGGGATAAAGGCTTTTATCCAGTAGCGAAATAA
- a CDS encoding dihydrofolate reductase family protein codes for MSKKRKLVVFIATTLDGYIATKEDSLEWLFKVEGDGDNGYSEFYETVDTVVMGKRTYDWLMEQDLEEFPYKNKECYVFTRSTLKNTEDVIFVNEDVTKFAEKRMNQDGKSIWIVGGGELLHSFIEEKLVDEFIITIAPTLLGNGIPLFKKGDDQLDLLLKGTRTFNQFVELHYEVKGSKNY; via the coding sequence ATGAGTAAAAAGCGCAAGTTGGTCGTATTTATTGCAACTACATTAGATGGTTATATTGCGACAAAAGAGGATTCTCTTGAATGGCTATTCAAAGTAGAGGGTGATGGAGATAATGGTTACTCAGAGTTTTATGAAACTGTAGATACAGTTGTAATGGGGAAACGAACTTACGATTGGTTAATGGAACAAGATTTAGAGGAGTTCCCATATAAAAATAAAGAATGCTATGTATTTACAAGGTCTACTCTCAAGAATACGGAAGATGTGATATTCGTTAACGAGGATGTAACAAAATTTGCTGAAAAACGAATGAACCAAGATGGGAAAAGCATTTGGATTGTTGGTGGAGGTGAGCTCTTACACTCCTTTATTGAAGAAAAATTGGTTGATGAATTTATTATAACGATTGCTCCAACTCTACTAGGGAATGGGATTCCATTATTCAAAAAGGGAGACGATCAATTAGATCTCCTATTAAAAGGCACAAGAACCTTCAATCAATTTGTGGAACTTCATTATGAGGTGAAGGGGAGTAAAAACTATTAA